One part of the Thermodesulfovibrio sp. 3462-1 genome encodes these proteins:
- the rsmA gene encoding 16S rRNA (adenine(1518)-N(6)/adenine(1519)-N(6))-dimethyltransferase RsmA: MAKKKLGQHFLRNKEILQRIVNVAEIEPQDKVVEIGAGMGDLTALLIEQAREVIAIEIDPALFRILKERFRQRQNLKLFNQDALKFPYEEIGQFKVVANIPYYITKPIIFRLIEVRNFISMTLTVQKEVAQRFIAVPGSKAYSALSIIVQYYTTAEIKFYIPAKFFSPPPEVESAVIKIQRRTEPAVKVADEKIFFKIVKSAFGQRRKMIANSLKSVVDEPKEFLNKIGINPLKRAEELSIEDFAYITNELCKFCKK; this comes from the coding sequence ATGGCTAAAAAAAAGCTCGGGCAGCATTTTTTAAGAAATAAGGAGATTCTTCAAAGAATTGTCAATGTTGCAGAAATTGAGCCTCAGGACAAAGTTGTTGAAATTGGTGCAGGAATGGGCGATTTAACAGCATTGTTAATTGAGCAGGCGAGGGAAGTTATAGCAATTGAAATTGATCCAGCGCTTTTTAGAATTTTAAAAGAAAGATTCCGTCAAAGACAAAATTTGAAGCTATTCAATCAGGATGCTCTCAAGTTTCCCTATGAAGAGATTGGACAGTTTAAAGTTGTTGCTAATATTCCCTATTACATAACAAAACCTATAATTTTCAGATTAATTGAAGTGAGAAATTTTATTTCAATGACTCTTACTGTGCAGAAAGAAGTTGCCCAGAGGTTTATTGCAGTTCCTGGTTCAAAAGCATACTCTGCTTTAAGCATTATTGTCCAGTATTATACGACTGCTGAAATAAAATTTTATATTCCTGCAAAATTTTTTAGCCCTCCACCAGAGGTTGAATCAGCAGTAATTAAAATTCAAAGAAGAACTGAGCCAGCTGTAAAAGTAGCTGATGAAAAAATATTTTTTAAAATCGTTAAATCAGCCTTTGGCCAGCGCAGAAAGATGATAGCCAACTCTTTAAAATCAGTCGTTGATGAACCTAAGGAATTTCTAAATAAAATCGGCATAAATCCCTTAAAAAGAGCAGAAGAGCTTTCAATTGAGGATTTTGCTTACATTACTAATGAACTTTGCAAATTTTGCAAAAAATAA
- a CDS encoding L-lactate permease: MDFFLALFPILVVLIGMLVFYRSGSFVSVVGWILAMFVAVYYFKTPWNVVWGATLTGIVKAFGISLAVVFTMFLIFLMRETGALKKIIDYVKGIARNKEEQTLFIGMGFGSLSTSLGMVTPAMFPPIFLLLGFSPIAAIGISILCYDPLTSFALFTIPLTLPSKVAMAFGIKPPNIESLNDFIWDYTFKVTVLLPVISVIFAFLMLKVVGGKEAIKKNWKAAMISGLMLSVSALVIAGFRILPVEIIGIISGLITMLTVYFIYRRNNTQEQSKSIFNKEVFIACLPFILLIIISLIVNIPTIKMKLENVLGQTEVIRIIADKKEDLNILGNVWFWIMVVSFISIFILKPSGKQLRNVFKLWITRIWGPFLAYSLFFAVAFIMAWSAMEVVNGKLVPSQYFAQYNMDRIIGITLANVFGPAYPFIAPFLGLFGAFVGGSETASNVLFAKIQWEATLSTVGANAFMWIYAAHAVGGGIASAITPSKITNAAATIGVGGREEAQFIKAVLVPVLLMCAITGAMTMIIVYL; encoded by the coding sequence CAGGGAGTTTTGTTTCTGTAGTAGGATGGATCCTTGCTATGTTTGTAGCGGTTTACTACTTTAAAACTCCATGGAATGTTGTATGGGGTGCTACACTTACTGGAATTGTTAAAGCATTTGGGATCTCACTGGCAGTTGTTTTTACAATGTTTTTAATATTTTTAATGAGAGAAACCGGTGCATTAAAGAAAATTATTGATTATGTAAAAGGAATTGCTCGAAACAAAGAAGAACAAACCCTTTTCATCGGAATGGGATTTGGCTCTTTAAGCACATCACTTGGTATGGTAACTCCTGCAATGTTTCCACCGATTTTTTTGTTATTAGGATTTTCTCCTATTGCTGCAATTGGCATAAGCATTCTTTGCTATGACCCTCTTACTTCCTTTGCTCTATTTACAATTCCTCTAACACTGCCTTCAAAAGTTGCAATGGCTTTTGGAATAAAGCCTCCTAACATAGAAAGCCTTAATGATTTTATCTGGGATTATACTTTCAAAGTAACTGTTTTATTGCCTGTAATCTCAGTGATTTTTGCTTTTTTGATGCTCAAAGTTGTTGGAGGTAAAGAAGCTATAAAGAAAAATTGGAAAGCTGCAATGATTTCAGGTCTTATGCTTTCAGTTTCTGCCCTTGTAATTGCCGGTTTCAGAATTCTTCCAGTAGAAATTATAGGAATTATCTCTGGATTGATTACCATGCTCACAGTTTATTTTATTTATCGCAGGAATAACACTCAGGAGCAAAGTAAATCTATTTTTAATAAAGAAGTTTTTATAGCCTGCCTACCATTTATCCTGTTAATAATAATCTCACTCATTGTAAATATCCCCACTATTAAAATGAAACTTGAAAATGTTCTGGGTCAGACTGAAGTAATTAGAATTATTGCTGATAAAAAAGAAGATTTGAACATTCTTGGGAATGTCTGGTTCTGGATAATGGTTGTTTCTTTTATTTCAATATTTATACTTAAACCATCAGGTAAACAATTAAGGAATGTTTTCAAGCTCTGGATAACAAGAATATGGGGACCTTTTCTTGCTTACTCACTTTTCTTTGCTGTGGCATTTATTATGGCATGGTCTGCAATGGAAGTTGTAAATGGAAAGCTTGTCCCATCTCAATATTTTGCCCAGTACAACATGGACAGAATTATAGGAATAACACTTGCAAATGTTTTTGGTCCTGCTTATCCATTCATTGCACCTTTTCTTGGTTTATTTGGTGCATTTGTTGGAGGAAGTGAAACAGCCTCAAATGTTCTTTTTGCAAAAATTCAATGGGAAGCAACTCTTTCAACAGTCGGAGCAAATGCTTTCATGTGGATTTATGCAGCCCATGCAGTTGGTGGTGGAATAGCCTCTGCAATAACTCCTTCTAAGATTACAAATGCTGCTGCTACAATTGGTGTGGGCGGTAGAGAAGAAGCACAGTTTATAAAAGCAGTTTTAGTTCCAGTTTTACTTATGTGTGCCATAACAGGTGCAATGACTATGATAATTGTTTATTTATAA
- the radA gene encoding DNA repair protein RadA, translated as MKAKIKQVFQCQSCGYISPKWIGRCPDCGAWNSFVEETIEAGTERKILSETVQPVSISSIEITVSDRFLTGIAELDRVLGGGLVKGSLILIGGDPGIGKSTLLLQASNNLSLQYGKVLYVSAEESLTQIKLRAERLGITSEGILLLSETLVEKIIECAKETQPATLIVDSIQTVYTEEAVSAPGSVSQIRDSAAKFMNFAKSTGIPVFLIGHVTKEGAIAGPRVLEHLVDTVLYFEGDRGYAYRILRSVKNRFGPTNEIGVFEMTSQGLTEVENPSLIFLSEHGVSSGSAITATIEGTRAILTEIQALVSPSQFGMPRRNFIGVDYQRVNLLIAVIEKRGKVNLASADIFVNVVGGLKITEPASDLAIISAIVSSFRDMPLPDRTVIFGEVGLSGEIRAISQTELRLKEASRIGMKRAIIPKSNLERLKEGYDLNIKGVTSINELIEVINS; from the coding sequence ATGAAGGCAAAGATTAAGCAAGTTTTTCAGTGCCAAAGCTGTGGATATATTTCACCAAAGTGGATTGGCCGATGCCCTGATTGTGGCGCATGGAACAGCTTTGTTGAGGAAACTATAGAAGCAGGAACTGAAAGAAAAATTTTATCAGAAACTGTTCAGCCTGTTTCCATTAGTTCAATTGAAATTACAGTATCGGACAGATTTTTAACTGGAATTGCAGAACTTGACAGAGTTCTTGGTGGCGGATTAGTTAAAGGCTCTCTTATTCTTATTGGAGGAGACCCTGGTATTGGGAAATCAACACTGCTACTGCAGGCATCCAATAACCTTTCATTGCAGTATGGTAAAGTTCTTTATGTTTCAGCAGAGGAATCTCTTACACAGATAAAACTTAGAGCAGAAAGACTCGGAATTACTTCAGAAGGAATTTTGCTTCTTAGTGAAACCCTTGTTGAGAAAATTATTGAATGTGCAAAAGAAACTCAACCAGCTACACTAATTGTTGATTCAATTCAGACAGTTTACACTGAAGAAGCAGTTTCAGCACCTGGTTCTGTAAGTCAGATTAGAGATTCCGCAGCAAAATTTATGAATTTTGCAAAATCCACAGGGATTCCTGTCTTTCTAATCGGTCATGTCACAAAAGAAGGAGCAATAGCAGGTCCAAGAGTGCTTGAGCATCTTGTGGATACAGTTCTTTATTTTGAAGGAGACAGGGGATATGCCTATAGAATCCTGAGAAGTGTAAAAAACCGTTTTGGTCCAACCAATGAAATAGGTGTTTTTGAGATGACTTCACAGGGACTTACAGAGGTTGAAAATCCTTCTTTAATTTTTCTTTCTGAACATGGAGTGTCAAGTGGTTCAGCCATTACAGCAACAATTGAAGGAACAAGAGCAATTCTCACTGAAATACAAGCACTGGTTTCACCTTCACAGTTTGGAATGCCAAGAAGAAATTTTATTGGAGTTGATTATCAGAGAGTAAATCTTTTAATTGCTGTTATTGAAAAACGCGGGAAAGTAAATCTTGCCAGTGCAGATATATTTGTAAATGTTGTTGGAGGATTAAAAATTACAGAGCCTGCTTCGGATTTAGCAATAATTTCTGCCATTGTTTCCTCTTTTAGAGATATGCCTTTGCCTGATAGAACTGTTATTTTTGGTGAAGTTGGATTAAGTGGCGAGATTCGTGCAATATCTCAAACTGAGTTAAGATTAAAAGAAGCCTCCAGAATAGGTATGAAAAGAGCAATTATCCCTAAAAGCAATCTTGAAAGGCTTAAAGAAGGTTATGATCTAAACATAAAAGGAGTGACATCAATTAATGAACTTATTGAGGTTATTAACAGTTAG
- a CDS encoding chemotaxis protein CheW has translation MDTALVVSEKKAGGDTKILQLVTFTLGGEEYAVDILKVQEINRMKEITRVPNAPYYVEGVINLRGKVIPVVSLRKKFGLPEEEETAKQRIMIMDIQGITIGLIVDSVSEVLRISTDIVEPPPAMTYSVSSEFIWGIAKLEDRLIILLDMDRLIGKEESEGMVEATEKAAIEE, from the coding sequence ATGGACACAGCACTGGTAGTAAGTGAGAAAAAAGCAGGTGGAGATACAAAAATTCTCCAGCTTGTTACATTTACTCTTGGTGGTGAAGAGTATGCTGTTGATATTCTCAAAGTTCAGGAAATAAACAGAATGAAAGAAATTACAAGAGTTCCAAATGCTCCATACTATGTTGAAGGCGTTATAAATCTTCGTGGGAAGGTTATTCCTGTTGTTAGTCTGAGAAAAAAATTTGGACTTCCTGAGGAAGAAGAAACAGCAAAACAAAGAATTATGATAATGGATATTCAGGGTATAACTATTGGATTGATTGTTGACTCGGTCTCTGAAGTTCTAAGAATATCCACTGACATCGTTGAACCACCTCCAGCTATGACTTATTCTGTAAGTTCAGAATTTATATGGGGAATTGCAAAACTTGAAGACAGACTTATTATTCTTCTTGATATGGACAGACTTATTGGTAAAGAAGAAAGTGAAGGAATGGTTGAGGCCACAGAGAAGGCAGCTATTGAGGAATAA